TCGCGAGTGGTGGTGTACCTACTGCTGGCCGGGTGCTTGTTTCCGGAGCTGGGCTGGCGGCAGGTATGGCAGAGACTGACGGCCGGGCTGACCGGGCTGAAGGTCGCCGTTCCGACGGCCAGTGCGCTGGTGCAGGCCCGCCGACGGGTGGGGGTCGAGCCGGTGCGGTGGCTGTGGGAGCTGCTGCGCGGCCCGGCCGCGGGGATCGCCACCCCGGGCGTGTGGTGGCGGGGATGGCGGGTCTGCGCGATCGACGGCACCACGATCGCGGTGCCCGACACCGCGGCGAATCTGAGGGTCTTGTCCCGGCAGCGCTGCAACCACGGCAGCTCGGGGTATCCGCAGATCCGGCTGCTGGTGCTGATTTCCTGCGGCACCCGCACCCTGCTGGACGCGGTGTTCGGCACGACCACCGATGGGGAGACGACATACGCGCCGCGACTGGTACGCAGCCTGCACGCGGGCATGATCGTGCTGCTGGACCGGAACTTTGCCGCCCAGGCGCTGGTGAGTGCGATCGCGGCGACCGGTGCCCAGACGCTGGTCCGGGTCAAGAACGGCCGCCGGCTGCCGGTGCTGCGCCGCCTGGCCGACGGCTCTTACCTGTCGATGCTCGGCCCGGTCGCGGTCCGCGTCATCGACTGCGAGATCGCCATCGCCACGGCCACCGGCCGCCGCACCGGCCTGTACCGGCCTGTACCGGCTGGTCACCACCCTGACCGAGCACCGCACCCATCCCGCCGCCGAGCTGATCGCGCTCTACCACGAGCGGTGGGAGATCGAGACGGCCTATCTGGAGGTGAAATCCACCATCCTCGGCGGACGCGTGCTGCGCGCCCGCACCCCCGACGGCCTCGACCAGGAGATGTACGCCCTGCTGCTCACCTACCAGCTCCTGCGCCTGGCGATGGCCGACGCCACCAGCACCCAGCACGGGATCGACCCCGACCGGGCCAGCTTCACCATCGCCCTGCACACCGCCCGCGACCTGGTTATCCAAGCCGCGGGCATCATCGCCGACACCGTCATCGACCTGGTCGGCACCATCGGCAGCCACATCCTGGCCGACCTCATGCCCGCCCGGCGGGTCCGCACCCGACCCCGCGTCGTCAAACGTGCGATCTCCAAGTACAACGCCAAGGGCACCGTCGATCGGACCAGCTACAAGGCCACCATCAGCATCGACATCCTCATCACAGACCCTTGACTCTCAGCCCAAGCCCTTAACTAAGCGGCATTGGGCCTAGCCCCCCGAACCACCACACCCGCCTCGCTGAGCGCCGTATCGACCACGGCGCTCAGCGACGCGTGCCCCCGGAGCACGGGACCTGTGCGTCGCCGCGCCGGCCGCGCGAGCACCCACGCGTTCGGAGCGCCGCGTCGGCGGGACAGGGTGCGGGTGGTGGGGTGGCGGCACGGGACAATGGCACCCGTGGGTCCACATCCAGCCGTAGCCGACGTGCGCAGGGCAGTGCGTGAGGCGCTGGCCGACGTCCCTAAGGACGCGCTGGTCATGGTGGCGTGCAGCGGCGGGGCCGACTCCCTGGCGCTGGCGGCGGCGCTGGCGTTCGTGGCGCCCCGGATGGGGCTGCGCGCCGGGCTGCTCACCGTGGACCACCAGCTCCAGCCGGGCTCGGCCCAGCGGGCGAGGACGGTCGTGGACATCGGGAAGACCCGGCTGGACCTCCACCCCGCCGAGGTCCTCACCGTGACGGTGGGCACCGAGGGCGGCCCCGAGGCGGCGGCGCGGGAGGCCCGATACCAGGCGCTGGCGGAGGCGGCCGACAAACACCAGGCGCAGGTGGTCCTGCTCGGCCACACCAGGGACGACCAGGCGGAGACCGTGCTGCTGGGGCTGGCCAGGGGGAGCGGCGTCAGGTCGCTGTCCGGGATGGCGGCCCGCAGCGGCCGCTACCGGAGACCGTTCCTCGACATCCCCAGGGCCACCACCGTCAGGGCCTGCCAGGCCCTGGACCTCGTCCCCTGGGACGACCCGCACAACGAGGACCCCCGCTACACGAGGGTCCGCGTCAGATACAGGGTCCTCCCCGTTCTGGAGGCGGAGCTCGGCCCAGGAGTGGCCGAGGCGCTCGCCAGGACCGCCAGGATGGCCCGCGAGGACGCCGACGCCCTGGACGAGTGGGCCGAATCGGCGTACCAGAATTGCGCTCTTAGCGATATTCCGGGCTCGGTGACGCTGGCCGTACCGGAGCTGGAAAAGCTGCCCGACGCCGTCAGGCGGCGGGTGCTGCGGCGGGCGGCCATCGCGGCCGGGGCTCCCTCAGGAGCTCTGTCCGCTGCTCATATCCTTGCCGTGGACGGGCTGGTCACGCGGTGGCACGGGCAGAAAGCCGTTGACCTGCCGGGGGGTCTGTCCGCCGTGCGGCGATATGGCACCCTGATAGTCGCCATCAGTCCCATCGCATAAGGAACCACAGGTGGACGCTGCCGACATGGGCAATGACCTGGAAAAGGTCCTCATTCCCGAGGACGAGCTCCAGGCGAAGATCAAAGAGCTTGCCGGGCGGATCGACGAGGACTACGCGGGTAAAGACTTGCTGCTCGTGGGCGTGTTGAAAGGCGCCGTCATGGTGATGGCCGACCTGGCCAGAGCCCTGCACGTGCCCGTGCAGATGGACTGGATGGCGGTGTCGTCGTACGGCGCGGGCACCAAGTCGTCCGGCGTCGTGCGCGTGCTGAAAGACCTCGACACCGACATCATGGGCCGCCACGTGCTGATCGTCGAGGACATCATCGACTCGGGCCTGACCCTGCACTGGCTCCTGGAAAACCTGAAGTCGCGCAATCCCGCGTCGCTGGAGATCTGCACCGCGCTGCGGAAACCGGACGCGGTGAAGGTGCCGATCGATGTGAAATACGTGGGCTATGACATTCCCAACGAGTTCGTCATCGGTTACGGGCTGGACTACGCCGAGCGATACCGCAATCTGCCGTTCATCGGCACTCTGGCCCCACATGTTTACAAGTAGCAATCTGGAACGCGGCCGGGAACACCGCGCAACGTGACGTACGTTGATAGGGCAAGACCGGTGTAGCGGGCGGGTCCCCCCGTGCGCTCTGCCGGTGTACCTTCAGACTCTTGAAGGGTGACCGCGTGTCGCCTTCGGGTAGTCAGAAGTCGCGGTGTCGGATGCCGCGGCCCCGGGGCAGCCCGGGGTTCCAGGCCATGTTCAGGAAGGGACGGGCCCGCAAGGGGTTCCGCATCGGATGGATCTCAAGCGATTTACACGTGGGCCACTGCTGTGGATCCTGGGCATCGTCGTGCTGCTCCTCCTCGTCACTCAGCTCTGGAGTGGCGGCGGTAATTTCAAGCAGGCCGACACGTCCTTGGTTCTCCAGCAGATTCGCACCGGAAACGTCAGCAACGCCAAGATTGTCGACAAGGACAACCGGATCGAGTTGACACTGGTCAACCCGGTCGCGGTCAAGCCCGGTGATTCACCGACGAGGCTGATCCAGTCCAACTGGGTCACGGGTTACGGCAGCAAGCTGACCGACGAGCTTCAGGCTCAGTACGACGCCGGCAAGACCAAGAGCTTCAACACCGAGGTGCCGCAGGAGAACCTCCTGGTGAGCATCCTGGTCAGCTTCCTCCCGATCGTCATCATCGTGCTGCTCTTCCTGTTCATCATGAACCAGATGCAGGGCGGCGGCTCGCGAGTGATGAACTTCGGCAAGTCCAAGGCCAAGCTCATCACCAAGGACACCCCCAAGACGACGTTCGCCGACGTCGCGGGCGCCGACGAGGCCATCGAGGAGCTCCAGGAGATCAAGGAGTTCCTGCAGGCCCCGGCCAAGTTCCAGGCGATCGGCGCCAAGATTCCCAAGGGCGTGCTGCTGTACGGCCCGCCCGGCACCGGTAAGACCCTGCTGGCCCGCGCCGTGGCCGGCGAGGCGGGCGTGCCGTTCTACTCGATCTCCGGTTCCGACTTCGTCGAGATGTTCGTCGGTGTCGGTGCCTCGCGTGTGCGTGACCTGTTCGAGCAGGCGAAGGCCAACGCCCCGGCGATCATCTTCATCGACGAGATCGACGCCGTCGGCCGCCACCGCGGCGCTGGCCTGGGCGGCGGTCACGACGAGCGCGAGCAGACCCTCAACCAGCTGCTCGTCGAGATGGACGGCTTCGACGTCAAGGGCGGCGTGATCCTCATCGCCGCGACCAACCGGCCCGACATCCTCGACCCGGCGCTGCTGCGTCCGGGCCGCTTCGACCGGCAGGTCACCGTCGACCGCCCCGATCTCGAGGGCCGCAAGGGCATCCTCAAGGTCCACGGTCGCGGCAAGCCGTTCGCGCCCAACGTCGACCTCGACGTCATCGCGCGCCGCACCCCCGGGTTCACCGGCGCCGACCTGGCCAATGTGATCAACGAGGCCGCCCTGCTCACCGCGCGGGCCGACCAGAAGCTGATCACGATGGACGTCCTCGAGGAGTCGATCGACCGTGTCATGGCAGGGCCCGAGCGCAAGTCGCGGGTCATGTCCGACAAGGAAAAGAAGATGATCGCCTACCACGAGGGCGGTCACGCGCTGGTGGCGCATGCGCTGCCCAACTCCGACCCGGTCCACAAGATCACGATCCTGTCCCGGGGACGCGCGCTCGGTTACACGATGACGCTGCCGATGGAGGACAAGTTCCTGGCCACCAGGTCGGAGATGATGGACCAGCTCGCGATGCTGCTCGGCGGCCGCGCGGCGGAGGAGCTCGTCTTCCACGAGCCCACCACCGGCGCCTCCAACGACATCGAGAAGGCCACGGCCGTCGCCCGCCGCATGGTGACCGAGTACGGCATGAGCGAGCAGCTCGGCGCCCGTAAGTTCGGCACCGGCCAGGCCGAGGTGTTCCTGGGCCGCGAGATGGGCCACGAGCGCGACTACTCCGAGAAGATCGCCTCCACGATCGACGAGGAGGTCCGCCGGATGATCGAGACGGCGCACGACCAGGCGTGGGACATCCTGGTCGAATACCGCGACGTGCTCGACAACCTGGTGCTCGAGCTCATGGAGAAGGAGACCCTCTCCCGCGAGCAGGTGCTCCAGATCTTCTCCGCCGTGGTGGTCAAGGAGCACCGCCCGTCCTACGCGGGCTACGGCAAGCGGCTCCCGTCCGACCGGCCGCCCATCCTGACCCCCAAGGAGCAGTCGGCCAACGGCTCGCTCACCGGGGGCCACCAGGACGCCCTCCCGTCCGGAGAAAGTGCGTGACTCAGCACGACGTAGACCTGGGCCGGATCGAGAAGGCCGTACGCGAGATCCTCTACGCGATCGGCGAGGACCCCGACAGGGACGGCCTTCTCGACACCCCCGCCAGGGTCGCCCGAGCCATGGCCGAGCAGTATTCAGGGCTCGGCCAGACGCCCGAGGACGTGCTGACGAAGGTCTTCGACGTCGACCACGACGAGATGGTGCTCGTCAGGGACATCGAGGTCTACTCGACCTGCGAGCACCACCTGGTCCCGTTCCACGGCGTGGCCCACGTGGGTTACATCCCCAACGACCGCGGCCAGGTGACCGGCCTGTCCAAGCTGGCCCGCCTGGTCGACGTGTACGCCCGCCGCCCCCAGGTCCAGGAGCGCATGACGTCCCAGATCGCCGACGCCCTCATGCGGGTCCTGGAGCCGCGCGGGGTCATCGTGGTTGTCGAGGCCGAACACCTGTGCATGACCATGCGTGGCGTACGCAAGCCGGGCGCCAAGACCGTCACCTCGGCCGTCCGCGGCGACTTCCGCACGAGTGACAAGACCCGATCCGAGGCGATGGCGCTGATCCTGGGCCGCTGATGGTCGAACGGGGACCCACGATGTCAACATGTGTGGGGAAGCGCCTAGGCTTGGCCCATGACTAGCGTGCCCATCAACGTGCCGGGAGGTGCGGATCGGTGCCTCGTCATGGGTGTGGTCAATGTGACCCCCGATTCGTTCTCCGACGGCGGCCGGTGGTTCGACGAGAGAGCCGCCATCCAGCACGGCCTTGACCTGGTCGAGGAGGGGGCCGACCTGGTCGACGTGGGCGGGGAGTCCACCCGCCCCGGCGCGGCCAGGGTGTCGCTGGAGGAGGAGCTGGCCAGGGTCGTGCCCGTGATCAGAGCGCTCGACGCCGAGGGAGTGGCGGTCAGCGTCGACACGATGCGGGCCGAGGTGGCCAGGGCCGCGGTCGAGGCGGGCGCGCGGCTCGTCAACGACGTGAGCGGCGGTCTCGCCGACCCCGAGATGCCGCGCGTGGTGGCCGAGACCGGCATCCCGTACGTCGTGATGCACTGGCGCGGCCACAGCCACGACATGGAGAGCCGAGCCGTCTACGCCGACGTGGTCACCGAGGTCCGCGAGGAGCTCGGCAAGCGGGTCGACCTGGTCCTGGCGGAAGGTGTCACGGAGGAGCAGATCGTGCTCGACCCGGGCCTCGGTTTCGCCAAGAACGCCCAGCACAACTGGGCGCTGCTGAACGGGATCCCGCAGCTGGCCGAGCTGGGCTACCCGCTGCTCATCGGGGCCTCGCGCAAGAGGTTCCTCGGGCGGCTGCTGGCCGATTCCGACGGCACGCCCCGGCCGTTCAGCCGTAGTGACGACGCCACGCTGGCCGTGACCGCACTGGCCGCGCAAGCGGGCGCCTGGTGCGTACGCGTCCACCACGTGGCCCCCAATGCCGATGCCGTGCGCGTGGCTGCCGCATGGAAGAGAGCCGGAGCAGGCACATGAGCGTCGACACCGCCGCCATCGAGACGGTCAACCAGGAGTTCTACGCCGCGATCGAGAGCGGCGATCTCGACAAGATGACCGAGGTCTGGGCCGAGGACACCGCCGACGACCAGGTCAGCTGCGTGCATCCGGGCTGGACGCTGCTCGCCGGCCGGTCCGAGGTGCTGCGGTCCTGGGCCCTGATCATGGCCAACACCACCTACATCCAGTTCGTGCTGACCGACGTCAACACGACCGTGCTGGGTGACGTGGCCGTGCTGACCTGCGTCGAGAACATCCTCACCGCCGGCGAGGAGGGCGAGGCCAGCTTCGCCGCGGGCAAGGTGGTGGCCAGCAACGTCTACATCCGCACCTCGCAGGGCTGGCGGCTGTG
The nucleotide sequence above comes from Nonomuraea helvata. Encoded proteins:
- the tilS gene encoding tRNA lysidine(34) synthetase TilS, which codes for MAPVGPHPAVADVRRAVREALADVPKDALVMVACSGGADSLALAAALAFVAPRMGLRAGLLTVDHQLQPGSAQRARTVVDIGKTRLDLHPAEVLTVTVGTEGGPEAAAREARYQALAEAADKHQAQVVLLGHTRDDQAETVLLGLARGSGVRSLSGMAARSGRYRRPFLDIPRATTVRACQALDLVPWDDPHNEDPRYTRVRVRYRVLPVLEAELGPGVAEALARTARMAREDADALDEWAESAYQNCALSDIPGSVTLAVPELEKLPDAVRRRVLRRAAIAAGAPSGALSAAHILAVDGLVTRWHGQKAVDLPGGLSAVRRYGTLIVAISPIA
- the hpt gene encoding hypoxanthine phosphoribosyltransferase; translation: MDAADMGNDLEKVLIPEDELQAKIKELAGRIDEDYAGKDLLLVGVLKGAVMVMADLARALHVPVQMDWMAVSSYGAGTKSSGVVRVLKDLDTDIMGRHVLIVEDIIDSGLTLHWLLENLKSRNPASLEICTALRKPDAVKVPIDVKYVGYDIPNEFVIGYGLDYAERYRNLPFIGTLAPHVYK
- the ftsH gene encoding ATP-dependent zinc metalloprotease FtsH: MDLKRFTRGPLLWILGIVVLLLLVTQLWSGGGNFKQADTSLVLQQIRTGNVSNAKIVDKDNRIELTLVNPVAVKPGDSPTRLIQSNWVTGYGSKLTDELQAQYDAGKTKSFNTEVPQENLLVSILVSFLPIVIIVLLFLFIMNQMQGGGSRVMNFGKSKAKLITKDTPKTTFADVAGADEAIEELQEIKEFLQAPAKFQAIGAKIPKGVLLYGPPGTGKTLLARAVAGEAGVPFYSISGSDFVEMFVGVGASRVRDLFEQAKANAPAIIFIDEIDAVGRHRGAGLGGGHDEREQTLNQLLVEMDGFDVKGGVILIAATNRPDILDPALLRPGRFDRQVTVDRPDLEGRKGILKVHGRGKPFAPNVDLDVIARRTPGFTGADLANVINEAALLTARADQKLITMDVLEESIDRVMAGPERKSRVMSDKEKKMIAYHEGGHALVAHALPNSDPVHKITILSRGRALGYTMTLPMEDKFLATRSEMMDQLAMLLGGRAAEELVFHEPTTGASNDIEKATAVARRMVTEYGMSEQLGARKFGTGQAEVFLGREMGHERDYSEKIASTIDEEVRRMIETAHDQAWDILVEYRDVLDNLVLELMEKETLSREQVLQIFSAVVVKEHRPSYAGYGKRLPSDRPPILTPKEQSANGSLTGGHQDALPSGESA
- the folE gene encoding GTP cyclohydrolase I FolE; this encodes MTQHDVDLGRIEKAVREILYAIGEDPDRDGLLDTPARVARAMAEQYSGLGQTPEDVLTKVFDVDHDEMVLVRDIEVYSTCEHHLVPFHGVAHVGYIPNDRGQVTGLSKLARLVDVYARRPQVQERMTSQIADALMRVLEPRGVIVVVEAEHLCMTMRGVRKPGAKTVTSAVRGDFRTSDKTRSEAMALILGR
- the folP gene encoding dihydropteroate synthase is translated as MGVVNVTPDSFSDGGRWFDERAAIQHGLDLVEEGADLVDVGGESTRPGAARVSLEEELARVVPVIRALDAEGVAVSVDTMRAEVARAAVEAGARLVNDVSGGLADPEMPRVVAETGIPYVVMHWRGHSHDMESRAVYADVVTEVREELGKRVDLVLAEGVTEEQIVLDPGLGFAKNAQHNWALLNGIPQLAELGYPLLIGASRKRFLGRLLADSDGTPRPFSRSDDATLAVTALAAQAGAWCVRVHHVAPNADAVRVAAAWKRAGAGT
- a CDS encoding nuclear transport factor 2 family protein, whose product is MSVDTAAIETVNQEFYAAIESGDLDKMTEVWAEDTADDQVSCVHPGWTLLAGRSEVLRSWALIMANTTYIQFVLTDVNTTVLGDVAVLTCVENILTAGEEGEASFAAGKVVASNVYIRTSQGWRLWMHHGSPVLQGDDDEEEEGELER